The Alosa sapidissima isolate fAloSap1 chromosome 8, fAloSap1.pri, whole genome shotgun sequence genome segment AAGTGAGGAACACTCCCTGGTCGAGCCGCATTGAGTTCTACAAGAAAGTTCTTATTTAGAGATTGTGCGCGCGTTGCTGAAGAACACAGACTTGGTTGCAGTGAATTTGTTCTCTTTTTAATTTTCTTGAATTAGTTAATTGTTATGCAACTAAGGAAATGCAACGAGGAAGATTTTTTGTCTGACACGCTATGAAGCTGTCCAGATTGTTAGCTGGCTAGCACTCTTGGTAACGTTACCACTGTCCTACTGAGGTAAGTCAAGATATGGTTAGTTTTAGTTTTGCAACTTGTCAAACGTTAGCTAAATAGATAGCTTCACCCGCCTATAGGCTGTACATTTCTTCTTTGCTTTATAACCACTCGCTCCAATTCGACAAGAGACAAACAGTAACGTTATTCTTGCCTTAACTTCATTAACACAAAACATGACTTTGTTGATGTTCTAAATTGAAGTGATGCATAATGTGAGCCACCCTTAGTAAACTCCCTTATgttataaacaaacaacaacgtTAGCTACACTCGATAACTAGCAGTTGAGGTAGCTAGCGTATCTTTAGATGTCAGGTGGTTATGCTATCGAAGCAGACACtgtaagtgtgcatgcatgccacAGAGGTTGTGGCCATAACTACGAGATCATCTTCTTGCTTAACTTGTCTGTCATAGTACATCTCTGCATGAAGCCGCGAATATTGAttacggtacaaaatatgaacgACCTCTCCCTCCGTTAAGAATTCTCTTGTATAATGCGTTCTAAGTTATTTGTTTCCATTTGCCTTTGTACGAAAATGTGTCACGATCGGTGTCGAACTGCCATCTTAATGCTTTGGCTTAATTCGATGTGGCAGTAGGCTAATTCATTGTAATAGGATTTCGCAGCCTGCTCGCGTTCTCGCTGTTCAGATGTGTTGTTATGTTCTGGAGCTAACTTAATGTCTTCCCCTCATGCTATCTATCTTCTTTTGCAATTTGGTCAGTATCCATTGCACAGGTTGTTTGGTTATGTCATACCAAAGTCATACCATtttcccccagagaatgccattCGGGGACCGTGGCTCTACAGAAACTGTTTTGGCTCACATGATTATTTAAGAGGTGTGTACTGGGCTTAACacaatactatatatatatatatatatatatatatatatatatataaaaatttGGCTTGTTGATTGTTTACACACTGTATTCATTTAATTGTGGTTCTGTTGTGATCCTCCCTGTATTGGGTGCCTAGCCTGTTACTGCTGTGGTGTGCCCATGTGGTTGGTGGTGCCCAGTCCTCATCGTGCAGCTGCACCCTGGCTCCTCTGAGCGTCAGGCATGGGGAAGCTGCAGAGTAAGCTCCGCAAACGCTCTGACCGCTACAGGTGAGGCCCTCACTTACCAGCAGCTGTTCAGACCCGAACCAGCGCCTACAATCTGTATGTGGATAAACCACATTGCTGTTAAACTGGGTAATGATTTAATGCTTAATGATTTTCTATATATGATCAGTATGGGTCTACTTGGATAATCCTGTGCTGTCTGAATTGTGTCACTAGAAAGGGCAGATAAATAGAGTGCTATTATTCTCCACTAGTGTCTGTAACtggtgtgtgaggagagaacAGGTTCCTTTTGTGTACACTTCACAGTCAAAGCAGTTTTGGTAGTGATATTCACCAGTGATTTAAATTCATGTTAAATATTCACCTACATTGGTTTTTGAATACACCAAGTATGtcacaggtgtgtgtctgtgtctgtgtgtctcttgtgtgtgtgtgcatgtgtgtgtgtgtgtctgcatgtgtgtatgtgtatgtgttaatatgtgttaatTGTTCCCCTCTGCTCGGTGTCTCGCTGCAGAGCGGGCAGGGATGCGGGCGAGGGCCCGCCAGTGTCACAGGTGGTGCAGTATGAGCCGGCACACTCGGATGCCGTCAACTGTGTCATCAGCCTTGCCCCTGAGCTCTGTGTGTCCGGAGGAAGCGATCAGGTCAGTGGCCACAGCAGCATTTAAGCAAAAAAGgaaatgtgtgtgatggggtgTGACAAAGGAATTGAGCAGCTATGACGTTAGTTGGGATGTGATAAAGGCTAACATCAAGACACGGGCAGATTTTGCATGGATTAATAGatggttgttatagttcatACAGTATAGCATGAACATAACAATTTTCAAAATGTTTATGTTTgatcttaaaggaacacgctaACGTTTTTGGAAATTAAATTATCTTATTTGCCGTCTCCCCTAGAGATAGATAAGATGAAATATACCCTTCTCGTCTCTGTGCGTGCAGTAAATCAGTCTGATGCACCCACCGTTAGCCTAGCTAAGCTTTGCTCATTAAGGTGGTCAGAACCAACTAGTCTATAGCTCCCAAAAGTGACAAAAGAACTCCAACATTTTCCCCCAACGTTTACAGGTTGTGATTTGTATAGTTACAACATGTACAAATGGCAATGTAAAATTAGACACAGCAATCTTTTAAGCATATGCAGCTCTGGAAacaattaagagaccactgcacatttttctgatgtcatcctacggttgctaagtgcattcaaatgagttgacggtcatattaaAAGTTAAGagcactgcaaatttgaatatgaccgtcaactcatttgaaggtcactcagcaaccgtaggattgAATCAGAAATTggatcagaaaaatgtgcagtggtttctgaattttttccagagctgtacatACTTGGAACTATGTTCTCATTCAGGCAGAGCACTGATACTTGAGATTTGCAGTACACAGGGGCTTTTCAGGTGCTAGGTGCAAATCACTTCGCCCAGGTAGCAGTGAATGAGCTAATTCCCCAAaatgttggcgtgttcctttaaaaagACCCAAGACTGCCAACCAACCCTTGACCCACTTGTATGTCATAGGCAGTTGTTGTGTATGACTGGAAAGGAGGATCAAGATGCCAGTCCTTTTATGGTCACACCAGAGAGGTCACCAAGGTAATCAAAAGTGTTGTTTTTCGTGTGTCTCATGATTTGTTGCTCTATTTTTGTGTTCTGTGGTTTAGACCAAAGATTTgtgtagcgctctagaatctttggtttagaACTTATGAGAATGGGCTATAACGATCATATTCACATGTCATCATTCATTCTAGGTCATCATAGGCCAtataaacattttattttgacaagagaAAACCCTGGTTAGGCCCCTATTCAAAAATAATGCAAACCAGGATATGTTTACCTCAACCAAACCACAGATGAATATAATGTAAATATGTTGTTCCACCAACTTTTTGACACTCTCAAACACAGTAGATATCATGTTATGTTCGTTATGTGTGGATGGTTAGATCACAAGTCAGTGGTACCGATGAAAGGTATTGTGGTGCTCTTATGACTTTGTGAGGACAAACAGCCTAAAAATATGGTCAAGATAAGTCTATAAGGTACCTCTGTTGAGGCCAGACTGAAAACAAGAGATGCATAAAAATCACACATTTACTTCATGTATTGATTTACTTGACTGTATTGACTGGCTTCTATCAGATTGTTTGATATGTAATAACACTTTGAAAGTTCAATAGTTTTTAATGCATTTGAATGGCTGTCAAAAGTTGACTCTTTTATATAACATTATGGTAACCTAATGGAAAAAAAGATTGTGTCCTGAATAAATGAAATGGTGAAATATAAATCTTTTTCTCAGTCTTAATCAGCTAATGATTTTCTGACTTTTGTATTCCTCAATATAAAAATCGTTTATTGTTTGAAGTGGCTTCTGGCGTCAGTgtgcatttgcaatttgacattTTATTGTTGCTaatgctcctgctcctgcctcCCAGGTGAGCTGCCTACCTGGCAGTACGTGGCTCTTCAGTGCCTCCAGGGACAAAAGTGCTCTCATGTGGCAGATGGGCCGTGACGCAGAGCCCATTCAGGAGTTCTATGGGCATGAACTGGTGGTCAACGGACTGGCTGTCAGTCCAGGTGTgctcctcgtgtgtgtgtgtgtgtgtgtgtgtgtgtgtgtgtgtgtgtgtgtgtgtaaaattaaAACCAAAAAAGATTTAGGCAGACACAGATAGGAGGATTTAagattatgtatttatttttttctcatagaTGGAACAAAGCTGTGTACTGGGTCACGTGACAACTCCATGTGCCTTTGGGACATTGAGTCTGGAGAGTGTCTCCAGAAGAACACAATCTCTCGCAACCTGGTTAGTTTTAAACTACATATAAGCTAAGTTTCCCATAATGCATCATAGCTCAATAGCTTTAAACACATGGTAAGACATTTGACCCCATAAAGAACACACTAGCACTTTAGCCCTTTGAGGGAAGTATTCTGTTTAAAAGTCCATCTTGATATATCTTCCTCTCAGGTCACTCATGTGTGCTGGGTTCCTGGTGGTACCACAATTGTACAGACGTCTGAAGACAAGACAGTGAGGTGGGTTCAAAAGGGGAGATATTGTATCCAACACTGACCTCCATTTTTGGATGAGCACTGAATTCCAAATGCTTTTCTATGTGAATCAGTGTTGTATAGACCCTTGTAGACCCCATGTGTGATTGGGGCACTCACTGACCATTATGTCCATCTTTAGGGTGTGGGACAGTCGTACATGGCAGATAACCAACGCATTTCCATCCAAGCGCTACATCCAGACTCACTGTGACATCGCCCCAGACTGCTATCATGTGCTCTCAAGCAGCAATGGCTTTGGGGGACAGGGCTGTGAGGCCacggtgagagtgtgtgtgtgtgtgtgtgtgagtgtgtgtgtgtgtgtgagtgtgagtgtgagtgtgagtgtgtgtgtgtgtgtgtgtgttgccatttGTTCTTCAATGACCTTTCTGCTAAACACtaaatgtctgtctgtgttgtgaTGTTACATAGTATATAGAGTATATAGCCAACCCCATGATGTGAAATTGCATTTGTGAAAGGAGTTGTAGATTGTTTTGATAAGTCTGTTATTTGTGCTTTACATCAGCTGTAGTTTTGTGACAGGAGAGCGCTGTTATTCCCATATTATTCAAAGTTACAGTTTGTGAAAATGGTAGGGTGGTGAAAACACTCAAAACAACTGGTCTGCACTACGCTACTATGTGTTATTGCAGAGTGTGactgttgttttgagaaaacAGAAGATAAATAAATGTGGTCAA includes the following:
- the wdr31 gene encoding WD repeat-containing protein 31, translated to MGKLQSKLRKRSDRYRAGRDAGEGPPVSQVVQYEPAHSDAVNCVISLAPELCVSGGSDQAVVVYDWKGGSRCQSFYGHTREVTKVSCLPGSTWLFSASRDKSALMWQMGRDAEPIQEFYGHELVVNGLAVSPDGTKLCTGSRDNSMCLWDIESGECLQKNTISRNLVTHVCWVPGGTTIVQTSEDKTVRVWDSRTWQITNAFPSKRYIQTHCDIAPDCYHVLSSSNGFGGQGCEATLWDLRQPGCKVVEYRGHLQTTACCVFLPPSPDLGSMVASSSHDCSVKLWDQNTGACLYTLTMDGAGPLVSLAPSEMGSLLCASFNGGLHHLQLSQLPTLNLKEVARF